GGAATGGGGGTGACGTCTTTGATCATCGTAATCTCGAGCCCGGCGGCCTGAAGCGAACGAATTGCGGCCTCGCGCCCGGCGCCGGGACCCTTGACCAGCACCTCGGTCGATTTCATCCCGTGCTCCATCGCCTTTCGCGCGGCCGCTTCGGCCGCCATCTGGGCGGCGAAGGGCGTCGATTTTTTCGAGCCCTTAAAGCCGAGGTTACCGGCCGAGGCCCAGGAGATGACGCCGCCGTGCGGGTCACTGATGGTCACGATGGTGTTGTTGAAGGACGCGTGCACGTGGGCGACGCCCGATTGGACGTTCTTAACCTCGCGTTTGCGACGCGACTTCGCTTGCTTCTTAGCCGCCAAAAAACTCTCCGAAGGTGGTGCGCGATTATGCCGGCGCGCTCGAAGGCGCCAAGAAGGTATCTTACCTGGAGACCCCCGTCGAAGGCAAGGGGCCCGGCTCGCGCCGGGCCCTTAGCCAGCTTT
This Candidatus Eremiobacterota bacterium DNA region includes the following protein-coding sequences:
- the rpsK gene encoding 30S ribosomal protein S11, coding for MAAKKQAKSRRKREVKNVQSGVAHVHASFNNTIVTISDPHGGVISWASAGNLGFKGSKKSTPFAAQMAAEAAARKAMEHGMKSTEVLVKGPGAGREAAIRSLQAAGLEITMIKDVTPIPHNGCRPPKRRRV